One region of Asterias rubens chromosome 5, eAstRub1.3, whole genome shotgun sequence genomic DNA includes:
- the LOC117290908 gene encoding serine racemase-like, with amino-acid sequence MALLMKQPFCLDDIRAAEQRIKGITNVTPVMTSRRMDAKAGTNLFFKCELLQRTGSFKFRGAVNFLSKLKEESKGKTLPCVTTHSSGNFAQGLALAAQILGFKAYVVMPDVAPECKQDAVKEYGAELVLCQSTEQGRIDAKDAVVKEKGALYISTSQDHVIMAGQATICTELLQQTDNKLDAIVVPVGGGGMLAGALVAAKSLCPGIRVIAAEPELANDCYQSFVAKKHIRQSHFPSTVADGLRISVGNVAWPIIRDLVDDVITVTEDEIKEGTRLVWKNMKLCIEPSAGVGVAAIMSENFKSKYGDLKNVGVILCGGNYDIDAVKTWI; translated from the exons ATGGCTTTATTGATGAAGCAGCCGTTTTGTCTCGATGACATCAGAGCTGCAGAGCAGCGTATCAAGGGAATTACCAACGTTACCCCTGTCATGACATCACGGCGAATGGATGCCAAAGCGGGGACAAATCTATTCTTCAAATGTGAGCTGCTTCAACGGACGGGGTCATTCAAG TTCCGTGGAGCTGTAAACTTCTTATCTAAACTCAAGGAAGAATCGAAAGGCAAAACCCTACCCTGTGTAACGACCCACAGTAGTGGAAACTTTGCCCAGGGACTCGCTTTAGCAGCTCAAATACTCGGCTTCAAGGCATATGTGGTCATGCCAGATGTGGCCCCAGAGTGCAAGCAGGACGCAGTGAAGGAATACGGAGCAGAGCTTGTACTGTGCCAATCTACTGAACAG GGGCGAATCGATGCTAAGGATGCTGTTGTTAAAGAGAAGGGTGCTTTGTATATATCCACCTCACAGGACCACGTCATCATGGCAGGGCAAGCAACTATATGTACAGAGCTTTTGCAACAG ACAGACAACAAACTTGATGCCATCGTTGTACCTGTGGGTGGAGGTGGGATGTTAGCTGGAGCTCTCGTAGCAGCAAAG AGCTTGTGCCCAGGCATCAGAGTAATTGCAGCCGAACCTGAACTAGCCAATGATTGCTACCAGTCGTTTGTGGCTAAGAAACACATCAGGCAAAGTCATTTCCCCAGCACAGTCGCAGACGGTCTACGCATATCCGTCGGCAACGTAGCCTGGCCAATCATAAGAGATCTGGTTGATGATGTCATCACAGTGACGGAGGATGAGATCAAG GAAGGTACAAGGCTCGTCTGGAAGAACATGAAGCTGTGCATCGAGCCTTCAGCGGGAGTAGGTGTGGCTGCCATTATGTCTGAGAATTTCAAATCCAAGTATGGCGATTTGAAGAATGTTGGAGTCATTCTTTGTGGAGGAAATTATGACATTGACGCAGTTAAAACCTGGATCTAG